The Chitinophaga pinensis DSM 2588 region TAAGCTTGGCACCTTGAAGAATCCCAGTTGGGCACTATCGTGAGTGATATCAAAACGCCCCGCATCTTTCAGTGTAGTACCGTTGTATAGTCCTATATTTTTGAAGCGGTCAGCAGTGAAGTCTTCACCCGAATGACAATTGTTACAGTTGGCCTTTCCGATGAATAACAAACGTCCCCGAGCAGCCGTAGCTGAGATGGCATTGTCATCGCCGTTGATGTATCTGTCATAAGGACTGTTCGCTGTTTCCAGCGTACGTTCAAAAGCTGCCAGTGCCTGCAGGAGATTTTTTTCAGTAGGTGCACTGTTAAAGATCTTTCTGAATGCCTGTACATATGTACTGTCCGCGTTCAACCGCTTTACCGCTTCATCAATGGGCAGTCCCATTTCATCAGGAGAGATGATTGGTTGCTTTGCCTGCTCCTCCAATGTGGCGGCCCGTCCATCCCAGAAAAAGCTGGGCCGGCCACTTTGGTTCGTGAGCGCAGGGGTATTTCGCTTGGTGAGCTTGTCATGAATGCCTTTGCTGAAGGTTGACGTATCGGCAAAGGCAAACTGTGGCCTATGGCAGGAAGCACAGCTGACAGTCCTGTCCATCGATAATACCGGATCAAAAAACAATTTTTCTCCGAGGGTCACCCGCGTCAGCGGTTCTTCTGAATGAAAAGCCAGCAGGGTAGATGCGGTCACTAACAAACCTGTGATGAGCCACTTTTTCATTACTGAGCATTAGCGAGCAGTGTTATATCCAGATCGAAGTCATCGTAGATAGCCTTATCGCCCAGGTTTTCAAAGTAGTTTTTAGAACGGAATTTGATATCGTACTTCGTTCTGTCCACTTTTATCTTTGCATTGGCGGTCAGCTTACCTTTATCGATCACCACGGTGGCAGGGAAGCTGATGTCGTTGGTAATACCTTTAATAGTCAGTTTGCCGGTGACGTCGTACAGGTTGTTGCCATGCGGCTTAATACCTGTGATAGCAAAATCAGCCGCCGGGAATTTCTCCACAGCAAAGAAATCGTCGCTCTTCAGATGGCCGGTCAGCTTTGCGTTACCATCCGCATCTTTAATATCAGTTACGGCAATGCTGCGGGTATCGAGTTTAAAACTGCCGCTTTGCAGCGCATTGTTTTCAACATTCAGCGTACCATTGCTGATATTGATAGTACCGGTATGCTCTCCGGTTACCTTACGGGCTGTCCATAAGAGTTTACTGCTTTTATTATCTACCTGGAAAGCCGTGACTTTACTGGTAGCAGCAACAGTTGTTACAGTTGCAGGTATAGGAGCTGTAGTTTGAACCTGCACGGTGAAAGCGGTGATCACAGCGATCACGCCTATCGAAGCGAAAGATGCAGCGTGTTGAAAAAGTTTCATGGGAATTTTGTTTTAGCAACCTGCAGGGCCGATCCACGCGACCCCGCAGGATTTTACAACAGAGAACAACATGTATAGACGAGAAGACATTATTTGATGGCCACGTCCTGACGGACAGGTTCTGCAATCAGCGCATCCAGATCGTCGTTCCACTTCTTTACATAATCGTTAAAATAATTACCGGTAATCTCACCGGTGTAACCCGTATGTATCTGACGCACGTCACCGTTACGATCTATAATAATAGTTGTAGGGAATGCCATCATACGGTTGAGTGCCGGAAGTTTTTCCGAAGCCACTTTCTTATCAGCAATGCCACCAAAAAGAATATCATATTCAATACCGTATTTATCTTTTAATTTACCTAATGTGTACCGGGCATATTCCAAGTCATCTTTCTGCTCAAAACCGATGGCGATAGCCTCAACACCACGGTCTTTGTTCTTTTTGAACCAGGGAGCAAGAAACGCCGTCTGATCAGTACAGTTAGGACACCAGGTGCCGATGATCTCAACGATCACCACTTTGTCTTTATACTTTGCATCGCTCAGCGATACCTGTTTACCATTCAGGTCAGGTAGAGTGAAATCAAGCTTCTTATAGCCCTCTTTCAGGTAGGTCAGCTTGTAAGGATCCGGCAGTTCAGCATTGGCATTCTTATTACCATCGAACTTTACATTGTTATAGATCCCCAGACTCAGTTCTCCTGTAAAAGACTGGTCGTCATTGATATGACCTTTGATATATATCGGGCTTGGGCCGGTAAAACCTGACAGTTCAAATTCATTGCCCTGTACAGTGCCTTCCAGCTCACGGCTGTCGCCTACAACAGACATGATTACGCCTGTCAGACGGTTACCGTCCTGCTTCAATAGTCCGATCCGGTTAGGCGTAGGTTCTTTGCTGTAGATCTGTAATTCCCATTTCCCGGACAGATTCACCGCAGGTTTGACGTCTTTCCCCGGTTCTACAAAACGGTATTTCTTACCGGCCTCCGCTACAAAAGGCAATGCGTTACCTCTGAAGTTAGGCACGAGGCTTCTGTATTCACCGGTGATACGGCCGTCTGATTCGATCTTTGCAAACAGCGCAGCATCATAGGTATTCATTTTTATAAACAGCGAATCATCTCCGACACGCTTTACTTTAAACTCATCACGGCGGGTACCATTGATCAATGAGAACACGCTGTGCTCGGGGTCTTTTCCTTTGAATTCGAAGTTGAAAGGCACGTTGGCTTCATTAACAGTAAAAACACCACGCCATACGCCTTCTTTTAAAAACAGGGGCTTTTTCTCAGTTGCAAATACAGTACTGCCGAATAGTACAGTGGCCAGCAGGCCTTTTACTCCGATACGGGCAATTGTGTTCATGAGAGTAGATTTGATTTGAGTAGTTGATAGTTCAGGGTATAGCTATCTCCTTCCGCTTATCGGTCATTTGTAATCAGTATATGACGATGGAAAAAGAAAGCGCCTTTGGACAAAAGGCAGATTAGCGACAACAGTAAGGCATACAGCCGGAAGAACGAAGGAAATTGTTCATGTTCAAAAGTGTTAGTTAATTTTTAGAAAATCAACTAATTAATGGTGGCTTAATTAGGGTGGTGATAACAAAGATAGAATGGCTGATTTTATTTTCCAAATAATAGTCTATAAATTTTATAGACTATTCAAAACAAAGATAGAAATCCCTGTACCTGAATAAGATAGCACGTGGCAAACTATCCTGACCATCTGGTACAAAGGCATCTGACAAAGTATGTTGGCGGGGTTACCTTATGCGTGGCGCTTAAAGTTGTTCATTGTTCTCCTTCCAGTTTACGCTAGTCTTGTGACCGTAGAATCTGTTCACTAACACAAACATAACTGTAATGCACGCAATGATAACGTAATGTAAAACGATTGACGGCATGATGATAAAGCTGAATAAGTACTACACTAATTGTTATACTGTTGTTGTATCTAAATCTACATAAAACAGGTTGAAAATATACGGCAGTCTCAATAATTACCTGACATAAGTATAATTTCGTTAACAAAAGTTAACACAGCTTGGCGACTCTGACAATACCACGATCGTTTAATTTCTCTGCAAATCCGCTACCATAAAGAAAAATCCCCCGTCAGGAACGGGGGATTTGTAGTAAAGTATCTGTTTTTAACGGTGTTCCGAACACCGGCCAGCCCATTTTGTTCCAGCTAAACCGCTGGATTCTGGGTGATCTCTTTCCTCCACAACCATCTCCCGGATGGTCATTGGCGTGGTACAAGATCCAGTATTCTTTGCCGTCAGGCGATGTAAAGAAAGAATTGTGACCAGGCGCATAGACCTTGTTTTCAGTAGATTGTCTGAAAACCGGCTGGTCGTGTTTTTTCCACGAAGCCGGATTCAACAGATCACTTTTTTCATCAGCCACTAACATCCCTAATGCGTAATCGTCTGTCCAGCAGGCGGATCCCGAATAAATGATGAAAAGTAACCCTTTATGTTGCAACATCTGCGGCCCCTCGTTAACGTCTATATGTTTTAGATTAGGATCTCCGAGATCTCCCTTGGTCTCCCATGGATACTGCGGTGTCGATATTTTTACCCTTTTCCCCTGGATGGTAAGCGGATCTTTCATGGCGGCGATATAGATATCCTGCCGGCCATTCTTATCTCCTTCCCATCCTGACCATATCATATACAATTTTCCGTGATGCTCAAACACACTGGCATCAATGGCCCACTTATCTTCCGGATCAGTTACCTTTCCTTTAAACTCCCAGGTACCCTGCGTTGGATCAGGTGAACTGTTTTCCAGCGCATAAATACGATGGAACTGATTATCACCATTATCCGCAGCAAAATAGACATACCATTTCCCTTTCAGATAATGGATTTCAGGCGCCCAGATATTTTTGGCATAAGGACCGGAAGCCGGTGGCGTCCAGATGGTTTTATGTGGTGCATCCTTCAGTTGAGCGACGTTCTTTGTTTTCCACAGCTCCAGGCGGTTACCCATCGTATGCATATAATAATAATATCCATCCTTATACACACACCAGGGATCAGGCCCGCCCGGCAGGACCGGATTTTTAAACGTCTGCTGTCCGTAGGCAACAGACGTCATTAGCAACAAAAAGCAAATAAGTGATCTTAGCATATTTTTATTTCAGATTAATCTGCTGAACTTCAGAAAACAACAGATCTTCCACACCACTGATTTTCACGCCGATACGGGCGAATACGTAATCCTGATCGCCGCTTGCGCCATTGGCGGAATGATTATCTGGCACATTCACACTCAGACTGACATTAGCCAGGTCGGCGATATCACTACCATTCAACGCCGTACGCGCAAGGTAGTTAGTTCCGTCTACAAACTGGGTTTGGTTTACATACAGGAACACAGATTCCACGTTTCTGGCATTTGCGTCTGTGATGATCTGTTCCAGCTTACAGTTCGCATTCACGGTAGTACCACTTACTGTCAGCTTCGCATCCCTGACCATATAATAAGGCATCACCTCAATATTCATATCACGGCTACCACTTACGGTCAACAGCATCGTGTCAGTTTTAGTCTCTGCATTCGTGATGGATCTGAATGGTCCCTGTGAACGAGGGATAACCAGTTTATAATTACCATCAAATAACAGCGCGGAATAAGAACCATCCTCTTTTACATTGACAGTAATAGCCCCGCTTTTACCCCATCCAGGTTCCCAGAGTTCGAAAGTTACGTCTTTTGAACTGACGTTGATCGGCATTCCCTGATAGGTAATATGACCCGAAAGGGTAGAGGAAGGTGGATCATAATTATCTTTCTTACAGGCAAAAGCAGTCAGTGCCAAAGCTATATATACGAATGTTTTTTTCATGTGGCATGTTTTACGGTCAGTACTTAATGATTAGGATTCTTCACCAGCTTAGGGTTATTACTAAGGATATCTGAGCCTATCACAGAATAGTAGTTCCCCAGGTTAAAGCGGTGTGCGGCAGTTACATTGGACGGTTTTACAATTCTGTACACCCATTTACCGTCATTTGCATTACCCGGATTATAGATTTTATACCCCCACATCGCATAGATCATGGTGTTTACCCTGTCAGCTTTACCAAGATTGCTCGTCACATCAGCAGCAGAGATATTTTCCCCGTTCCATACTTTATGTGCGATCCTCCAACGTTTGTTATCAAACATCTCGTGTCCTTCAAAGGCCAGTTCCACACGTCTTTCGTGTACGATCCTGTCAAAGGTCATCTGGGCGTCTGTGAGCTGGGTAGTAAAACCTGCGCGCTCACGCAGCTGGTTAATATAAGTGGATGAAAGACCGGGTTGACCGAGTTCGAAAGCAGCTTCTGCTGCATTTAATAATACTTCTGCATAGCGGAAACGTACCCACCATACATCACTACGGGTACCTATCTGACCAGAACCCACTGTAGGATCCATGAACTTACGAACAAAAAAACCGGTCTGTGCACTGTATTGCAGCCCGTCTACCGGACCATCTGTACCCACTACCTGAGAACTCCTTGGAGATCCCGCAACCGGAATACTGTCTCTGTCGCCAAAGTTATCACCAGTGATAATATTGTATTTACCATCCTTCCAGTACATCACGCCTGCCCAGATGTCTAGTGGAACACCTTTGAAACGGCTGCCAGGTAACATGATCGTGCCACCCAAACGGGCATCTCTGCCAGCGAAAATATCACCCGGATTATTGTAGTACACATAGTCACTGCCGTTATTCGTAGCGAATGGCGCGAACGTGTTATCCAGTTTCTCGTATTGCAGGGCCAGGTTCAGGGATGGATTTACTCTACCTCCCTGTTGTTCCTCGGCGGAAGACCATGGCTGGTTAGCCAGCGTCCAGTCCTGTGTTTTACCTGACTTCAATTTGAAATCCTGTACGAAGATAACTTCCGGGTTGTTTGACTTATCATAGAAGAGTGAAGCGAAATTCTCCTGAAGGTCTTCTGCTTTCTTTTTGTATAAAGAATATTTACCTCCGGTAATCACCGCCTGGGATGCTTCCAGTGCTTTTGTAAAATAAGCAACTGCTTTGTCGGCAGATATGCCCACTTCACCACCCGGCAGACTTACCAGCGGCGTGGATCCGCCATACTTCGCAATGGAACCTGCATATAAAGCAGCTCTTGATTGCATCGCCAATGCGGCGGCTCTGGTTGCGCGGGATTTGATACCGCCATCATCAGGCAATACATTCTTCACGCTATCCAGTTCACTGATCACGAAATCATATATATCGGATTCCTTCGCACGTGCATGTTGCAGGTAAGTAGGATCACCACTGAAGTTATATTCCATTGGTTCCAGGATCAAAGGAACGCCACCCATACGTTTTACTTCTTCAAAGTAAATAGCAGCACGCAGGAAGCGGGCTTCTGCCAGGAAACGGGCGCGTGCATCAGCAGCCAGCTCATTAGCAGCCTGGCATTTCTGCACGAACAGGTTCAGGTCACGGATATAACCGTAATCCCACAAAGACCACCATCCGGTAGGATAATCTACCTGTTTGGTTCTCCAGTACTGACCAGCTTCTGAAGCAAATGCCTCATCAAAGTTGGTAAACTCAGCCCAGTTGGTAATGGTCTGCTGTTCAGGATAACGGTCGTATAAATCAGCCAGTACAGAAAGCACCAGATCGGAGCTTTTCCATACTGCATCGTCAGTAAGCAAATTGGTAGGATCAGTCGTCAGGAATTCATCATCCTTTAAGCATCCTGTTGTTATGATTGAGATGACAGCTGTCAGTATCAGCAAATATTTTTTCATGCTGCGTGTAATTAAATGATCAGAGAGAAAGTTCAAAACCAACGTTCACAAATCTACTTTGCGGATAGGTAAGACCGTTATCATCCACGATTTCCGCATCTATACCCACCTTCTTGAGGTTGTCAATAGAGAAGAGGTTATTCGCATTCACGTAGAAACGGGCTCTTTCTATTTTCACACGACTGAGCACATTTTTCGGAATAGTATATCCCAGCTCCATCGTTCTGGCACGCAGGTATTTAACATTGGTCAGCCAGAAATCAGAATCCCTTCCGTAACTGCTATGACCACCATCATTGAAACGGAGTGCAGGGTATTTACCTGGAATCCAGCGACTGTTAGGGTCCAGTGGATTCTCTCTGTGCCAACGGTCGTTATACAGGTCGGCAAACAGGTTACCACCATTCTGGAATGGATTACGTGTTTCCCAGTTACGGTTGAAGGAATAACCGCCACCACCGGAGAAATCAATACGGCCGTCAAAACCTTTCCAGCTTGCAGAAAGACTAAAACCAAAGTTCAGGATTGGGTTTCTGCCGGTACCATAACCAATCGGACGTCTATCCTGATCATTGATGATACCATCGTTGTTGAGGTCTTTATAAATGATATCGCCTGGTAATAAAGTTTTGTTACCAAAACCATCCACGTTCACAGGATATTTGTTGATCTGCTCCTGTGACTGGAACTGTCCTGCTGATTCAAATCCCCAGAAAGCGTTTACAAAACGTTGTTCGCGTGAGTTGAAATAATGGTCGAGTGAGTTGTTGAATACCGGCTTATAAGTGTTCAGTGTTTTCGGACGCGCGATGGAAAAGTTACCACCGATACTAAAGCTCACGTCTTTCACTTTTCCGGAGTAGGCGATAGAACCTTCGAAACCAGCTACCTGATCACTGTTTACGTTTTCAGATGGCAGATTGTAACCAAGTTCACTAGGTACGAGGATATCGTATTTAGAACCCAGCAAACCGGTTCTCTTTCTGTTAAACACGTCGATCGCACCGGTAATTTTG contains the following coding sequences:
- a CDS encoding cytochrome-c peroxidase, which codes for MKKWLITGLLVTASTLLAFHSEEPLTRVTLGEKLFFDPVLSMDRTVSCASCHRPQFAFADTSTFSKGIHDKLTKRNTPALTNQSGRPSFFWDGRAATLEEQAKQPIISPDEMGLPIDEAVKRLNADSTYVQAFRKIFNSAPTEKNLLQALAAFERTLETANSPYDRYINGDDNAISATAARGRLLFIGKANCNNCHSGEDFTADRFKNIGLYNGTTLKDAGRFDITHDSAQLGFFKVPSLRNVAVTAPYMHNGMFRTLREVIVYYNTPDALIHDGIKRDLSLNTPLNLTDTEIDELEAFLKTLTDDRFINQ
- a CDS encoding YceI family protein, which gives rise to MKLFQHAASFASIGVIAVITAFTVQVQTTAPIPATVTTVAATSKVTAFQVDNKSSKLLWTARKVTGEHTGTINISNGTLNVENNALQSGSFKLDTRSIAVTDIKDADGNAKLTGHLKSDDFFAVEKFPAADFAITGIKPHGNNLYDVTGKLTIKGITNDISFPATVVIDKGKLTANAKIKVDRTKYDIKFRSKNYFENLGDKAIYDDFDLDITLLANAQ
- a CDS encoding peroxiredoxin family protein, with protein sequence MNTIARIGVKGLLATVLFGSTVFATEKKPLFLKEGVWRGVFTVNEANVPFNFEFKGKDPEHSVFSLINGTRRDEFKVKRVGDDSLFIKMNTYDAALFAKIESDGRITGEYRSLVPNFRGNALPFVAEAGKKYRFVEPGKDVKPAVNLSGKWELQIYSKEPTPNRIGLLKQDGNRLTGVIMSVVGDSRELEGTVQGNEFELSGFTGPSPIYIKGHINDDQSFTGELSLGIYNNVKFDGNKNANAELPDPYKLTYLKEGYKKLDFTLPDLNGKQVSLSDAKYKDKVVIVEIIGTWCPNCTDQTAFLAPWFKKNKDRGVEAIAIGFEQKDDLEYARYTLGKLKDKYGIEYDILFGGIADKKVASEKLPALNRMMAFPTTIIIDRNGDVRQIHTGYTGEITGNYFNDYVKKWNDDLDALIAEPVRQDVAIK
- a CDS encoding family 43 glycosylhydrolase, which encodes MLRSLICFLLLMTSVAYGQQTFKNPVLPGGPDPWCVYKDGYYYYMHTMGNRLELWKTKNVAQLKDAPHKTIWTPPASGPYAKNIWAPEIHYLKGKWYVYFAADNGDNQFHRIYALENSSPDPTQGTWEFKGKVTDPEDKWAIDASVFEHHGKLYMIWSGWEGDKNGRQDIYIAAMKDPLTIQGKRVKISTPQYPWETKGDLGDPNLKHIDVNEGPQMLQHKGLLFIIYSGSACWTDDYALGMLVADEKSDLLNPASWKKHDQPVFRQSTENKVYAPGHNSFFTSPDGKEYWILYHANDHPGDGCGGKRSPRIQRFSWNKMGWPVFGTPLKTDTLLQIPRS
- a CDS encoding DUF3823 domain-containing protein, whose product is MKKTFVYIALALTAFACKKDNYDPPSSTLSGHITYQGMPINVSSKDVTFELWEPGWGKSGAITVNVKEDGSYSALLFDGNYKLVIPRSQGPFRSITNAETKTDTMLLTVSGSRDMNIEVMPYYMVRDAKLTVSGTTVNANCKLEQIITDANARNVESVFLYVNQTQFVDGTNYLARTALNGSDIADLANVSLSVNVPDNHSANGASGDQDYVFARIGVKISGVEDLLFSEVQQINLK
- a CDS encoding RagB/SusD family nutrient uptake outer membrane protein codes for the protein MKKYLLILTAVISIITTGCLKDDEFLTTDPTNLLTDDAVWKSSDLVLSVLADLYDRYPEQQTITNWAEFTNFDEAFASEAGQYWRTKQVDYPTGWWSLWDYGYIRDLNLFVQKCQAANELAADARARFLAEARFLRAAIYFEEVKRMGGVPLILEPMEYNFSGDPTYLQHARAKESDIYDFVISELDSVKNVLPDDGGIKSRATRAAALAMQSRAALYAGSIAKYGGSTPLVSLPGGEVGISADKAVAYFTKALEASQAVITGGKYSLYKKKAEDLQENFASLFYDKSNNPEVIFVQDFKLKSGKTQDWTLANQPWSSAEEQQGGRVNPSLNLALQYEKLDNTFAPFATNNGSDYVYYNNPGDIFAGRDARLGGTIMLPGSRFKGVPLDIWAGVMYWKDGKYNIITGDNFGDRDSIPVAGSPRSSQVVGTDGPVDGLQYSAQTGFFVRKFMDPTVGSGQIGTRSDVWWVRFRYAEVLLNAAEAAFELGQPGLSSTYINQLRERAGFTTQLTDAQMTFDRIVHERRVELAFEGHEMFDNKRWRIAHKVWNGENISAADVTSNLGKADRVNTMIYAMWGYKIYNPGNANDGKWVYRIVKPSNVTAAHRFNLGNYYSVIGSDILSNNPKLVKNPNH